Genomic DNA from Gossypium hirsutum isolate 1008001.06 chromosome A01, Gossypium_hirsutum_v2.1, whole genome shotgun sequence:
ttcacacattcataattacatattctagacaataaatatcacattcaaacatttcggtgactcggtttagcggtcccgaaaccacttcctgactagggtcaattttgggctgtcacacacttTAAGTGGATGGAAAAGAGCACTAGCTAGAAAATAAAAGTAGTCTTTAGAATAGTTCCAGATGATTCTTAATGCTGCAATCTCTTCTTCTGTACTGTAGTTTCTCATTCCTCTCTTGTTATTTTCAGCTTTCAAATTAGTTCCCCACTTTCTTTCTCTCATGGTTTTATTTCCATCACATAACAAGTAACATATAGGTTTAAACATAGTAAAACAATGAGCatcattatttctttcatgctcttGGTTTGTCTCATTTCCTGCACTACAGCTCGAGATTCCAGCAGAGAAGCTCTACAAGTTACAATTGGTATTGGCAATGGCAACTTAAGCAAGGGCTGTAATGATAGACACCATAATCTTCCATTCAAACTCAATTGTAAGTTGCCAGCAACCCCCTTAGCAAATGAAGTATTGAAGTTTGCTGATCAAAGACTGGCTTTAGTGCATCCCATAATCCAAAAATTTAAGTCTTTAATCACTTCAGATCCTCTTGGAATCACCCAAACTTGGGTGGGTTCAGATATTTGTAGTTACAAAGGGTTCTACTGTGATAATCCACCAGATAACAAGTCAGCCATTGCTGTTGCTTCAATCGATTTCAATGGATTTCAGTTGTCAGCCCCTTCACTCGATGGTTTCTTGGATCAGCTTCCAGATGTTGCCCTCTTCCATGCCAACTCCAACAATTTTAGTGGCTCTCTTTCGCCAAACATCGCCAAGCTTCGGTATCTATATGAGCTTGATATAAGCAACAACCGATTTTCAGGGCCATTTCCAGATGCTGTTCTAAACATGCCTGGTTTAACATTCTTGGATATTCGTTTCAACTTCTTCACTGGGTCAGTTCCTTCtcaaatttttactcaaaatctcgACGCCCTTTTTATCAACAACAACGAGTTCATGATCCATCTGCCTGATAATATTGTCAACACCCATATTTTTTATCTCACTTTGTCCAACAACAAATTCAATGGTCCACTTCCAAGAACCATTTTCAAAGCATTCTCTTCGTTAGCTGAGGTTCTTCTTTTAAACGACCAGCTTACAGGTTGTATACCCTATGAGATTGGTTTGCTTAAGGAAGCTGTCGTTTTTGATGCCGGGAACAACCAGTTGACTGGTCATTTACCTTTCTCATTAGCTTGTATGGAGAATTTGGAACCGTTGAACTTCGCTGGTAATCTTCTGTTTGGAGCGATCCCTGAGGTGGTTTGCGAGCTTGGCAAACTGATGAATTTATCATTGTCTGACAACTATTTCATACATGTTGGCCCCATGTGTCGGATTTTGATTGAGAGAGGAGTGTTGGATGTTAGAAACAACTGCATTCCCGATCTTCCATTTCAGAGATCTGTAGAGGAGTGTGCAAATTTC
This window encodes:
- the LOC107917408 gene encoding uncharacterized protein At4g06744 translates to MSIIISFMLLVCLISCTTARDSSREALQVTIGIGNGNLSKGCNDRHHNLPFKLNCKLPATPLANEVLKFADQRLALVHPIIQKFKSLITSDPLGITQTWVGSDICSYKGFYCDNPPDNKSAIAVASIDFNGFQLSAPSLDGFLDQLPDVALFHANSNNFSGSLSPNIAKLRYLYELDISNNRFSGPFPDAVLNMPGLTFLDIRFNFFTGSVPSQIFTQNLDALFINNNEFMIHLPDNIVNTHIFYLTLSNNKFNGPLPRTIFKAFSSLAEVLLLNDQLTGCIPYEIGLLKEAVVFDAGNNQLTGHLPFSLACMENLEPLNFAGNLLFGAIPEVVCELGKLMNLSLSDNYFIHVGPMCRILIERGVLDVRNNCIPDLPFQRSVEECANFFAHPRFCPRMWSYNYIPCYHFPSSSSLPDMAPSP